One stretch of Arachis hypogaea cultivar Tifrunner chromosome 20, arahy.Tifrunner.gnm2.J5K5, whole genome shotgun sequence DNA includes these proteins:
- the LOC112783504 gene encoding probable ubiquitin-conjugating enzyme E2 24, with protein MDSHIADSDWETSSDSSSSDDQEDIDFLYGGKACSILSSLEESIEKIDDFLSFERAFAHGDVVCSLSDPSGQMGRVVSVDMSVDLENVRGNILKNVNSKKLLKIRSISEGDFVVKGPWLGQVQKVVDRVTVLFDDGAKCEIIALEKEKILPISQSFLEDSQYPYYPGQRVKVKSSTASKSARWLCGTWRDNQDEGTVYAVDAGLVYVKWIASVLGFNSNVNVNDPTCWQDSKNLTLLSCFSHVNWQLGDWCMLPIADQKKEMFQDSSTSDISAEHNMARGYKRRNLNSSIGEIFIVGKIKTKVDVVWQNGEHTLGLDPQNLIPVNVINTHEFWPQQFVLEKGASDDPLKPSSQRWGVVQSVDAKERTVTVQWKTVPISEVDNLAGETMIETVSAYELVEHPDYSCCFGDIVFKAQKQIDSQADKDNAKSVTDLNGDDPLRGKDEISDQNKFPDDFYLSCFGNVVSFEDGDVEVKWATGLTTKVVPYEIFRIDKHEDSTATPVPNEVNVEELTHEMIVHESLPSDQKGKDLLNCDSGRGNHEKHPGECSSFSIPQAAIELFSSIKTSIFQTFGVTSLYGAVSRVPTFEEEKGTNFLEKKDFETCGPCPESTPVSGLETNEDKLPYSEFVKIHERNDSPVSLDSNSSNQLKQFDMIDNCSDHHFFDKGKGLAISQVKRDWVKKVQQEWSILEKNLPETIYVRVFEERMDLMRAAIVGASGTPYHDGLFFFDICFPREYPSEPPMVHYHSGGLRLNPNLYESGKVCLSLLNTWTGTASEVWNPASSTILQVLLSLQALVLNEKPYFNEAGYDQQIGRAEGEKNSVSYNENAFLVTCKSMLYLLRKPPKHFEALVEEHFRQRSCHILSACKAYLEGAPIGGTSGSGKSEDENQKGTSTGFKIMLAKLFPKLVEAFSDKGIDCSQYIELQKEASPK; from the exons ATGGATTCACACATTGCTGATTCGGACTGGGAGACCTCCAGTGACAGCAGCAGCAGCGATGATCAAGAGGATATTGATTTTTTATATGGTGGGAAAGCTTGCAGCATATTATCCAGTTTAGAAGAAAGCATTGAAAAAATTGATGATTTTCTCTCATTTGAGAGGGCATTTGCTCATGGGGATGTGGTCTGCTCGTTGTCAGATCCATCTGGACAGATGGGCAGGGTTGTAAGTGTTGATATGTCTGTCGATTTGGAAAATGTTCGGGGAAACATATTGAAAAATGTAAACTCCAAGAAACTTCTGAAGATTCGCTCCATTTCAGAAGGTGATTTTGTGGTCAAGGGACCATGGCTTGGTCAAGTTCAAAAGGTGGTGGATAGAGTGACTGTATTGTTTGATGATGGAGCAAAATGTGAGATTATCGCATTGGAAAAAGAGAAGATTTTACCAATCAGTCAAAGTTTTCTTGAGGATTCACAGTATCCATACTATCCAGGACAAAGAGTAAAGGTTAAGTCTTCCACTGCTTCTAAATCGGCTAGATGGCTTTGTGGCACTTGGAGAGACAATCAAGATGAAGGAACTGTATATGCTGTGGATGCTGGTCTTGTTTATGTTAAATGGATCGCTTCTGTTCTTGGATTCAATTCTAATGTCAATGTCAATGATCCCACCTGCTGGCAAGATTCCAAAAACTTGACCTTGCTGTCGTGTTTTTCGCATGTAAACTGGCAGCTTGGTGATTGGTGCATGCTCCCTATCGCAGACCAAAAGAAAGAGATGTTTCAAGATTCTTCTACGAGTGATATTTCTGCTGAACATAATATGGCAAGAGGATATAAGAGAAGAAACCTCAACTCTAGTATTGGGGAAATATTCATAGTTGGGAAGATAAAGACTAAAGTGGATGTTGTGTGGCAAAATGGGGAACATACTTTGGGATTAGACCCACAGAACTTAATCCCAGTTAATGTCATAAACACTCATGAGTTTTGGCCTCAGCAGTTTGTACTGGAGAAAGGAGCTTCTGATGATCCTCTTAAGCCTAGCAGTCAAAGATGGGGTGTTGTTCAATCTGTCGACGCAAAAGAGCGTACGGTAACAGTACAATGGAAAACTGTTCCCATATCTGAGGTAGATAATCTGGCCGGAGAAACAATGATTGAAACTGTAAGTGCCTATGAACTTGTGGAGCACCCAGATTATTCCTGCTGTTTTGGTGATATTGTGTTCAAGGCTCAGAAACAGATTGATTCCCAAGCTGATAAGGATAATGCAAAGTCAGTGACCGACTTGAATGGAGATGATCCTCTGAGAGGCAAGGATGAAATCAGTGATCAGAATAAGTTCCCTGATGACTTTTACCTGTCTTGTTTTGGTAATGTTGTCAGTTTCGAAGATGGTGATGTTGAGGTGAAATGGGCTACTGGTTTAACAACCAAG GTTGTACCTTATGAAATTTTTCGCATTGATAAACATGAAGATTCAACTGCAACCCCTGTTCCTAATGAAGTAAATGTTGAGGAGTTGACTCATGAGATGATTGTACATGAAAGTCTTCCTTCTGACCAGAAGGGAAAG GACTTATTAAATTGTGATAGTGGTAGAGGGAATCATGAAAAGCATCCAGGAGAGTGCAGTTCCTTTTCTATTCCTCAAGCTGCAATTGAACTTTTTTCAAGCATTAAAACCAGCATATTCCAAACATTTGGTGTAACTTCACTTTATGGAGCAGTTTCCCGAGTCCCTACATttgaagaggaaaaaggaacCAATTTTCTTgaaaagaaagattttgaaaCTTGTGGTCCCTGCCCCGAGTCAACTCCAGTGAGTGGGTTGGAGACAAATGAAGACAAACTTCCATATTCTGAGTTCGTTAAGATTCATGAGAGAAATGATTCTCCAGTTTCTTTAGATAGCAACAGTTCTAATCAGTTAAAGCAGTTTGATATGATAGATAATTGCTCAGACCACCACTTTTTTGATAAGGGAAAAGGGTTGGCGATATCTCAG GTAAAAAGAGATTGGGTGAAAAAGGTTCAGCAAGAATGGAGCATCCTGGAGAAAAATCTTCCTG AAACTATTTATGTCCGTGTTTTCGAAGAAAGAATGGATCTCATGAGAGCAGCCATTGTGGGTGCGTCTGGGACGCCTTATCATGATGGGCTCTTCTTCTTTGACATATGTTTTCCTCGAGAGTATCCCAGTGAACCACCT ATGGTGCACTACCATTCTGGTGGGCTCAGATTAAATCCTAATTTGTATGAGTCGGGAAAAGTGTGTCTGAGTCTCCTGAATACATGGACTGGCACGGCCAGCGAAGTGTGGAACCCTGCATCCTCCACAATCCTTCAAGTCCTTCTCTCCCTGCAGGCCCTTGTCCTTAATGAGAAACCTTATTTCAATGAGGCCGGATATGATCAACAAATTGGAAGAGCCGAAGGAGAGAAAAACTCAGTCAGTTACAATGAAAATGCTTTTCTTGTCACCTGCAAATCGATGTTGTATCTGTTGAGAAAGCCACCCAAG CATTTTGAGGCACTGGTGGAAGAGCACTTTAGACAACGCTCGTGTCATATACTTTCTGCCTGTAAGGCATATCTCGAAGGCGCTCCCATCGGAGGCACTTCTGGTTCTGGAAAATCCGAGGATGAAAACCAGAAGGGGACTTCTACAGGATTCAAAATTATGCTGGCTAAGCTCTTCCCCAAGCTTGTTGAGGCATTTTCTGATAAGGGAATTGATTGCAGCCAGTATATTGAGCTGCAAAAAGAAGCTAGTCCTAAGTAG